TACGGCAGACGGGTGCAGATCGCGCTCGTCGAGCGCTTGCGAAGCATGGTGAAGTTCGAGGGGATCGGGCCGCTCAAAGCACAGCTCGAGCGGGACGTCGAGACGACCAAGCGCATCCTCGGCATCGCCTGAAGCGGCTCCGAGTCGCGCACCCCAGCGTCTCGACGTCCGGATGCCGCCGCTACGACCGGATGCCCGCCGCTACGAGGGGAGCGGGATGCGGCCGTACAGCGCCGCGACGAGCTGCGCGGCGGTGCCCTCGATGGGTTCTCCGGACCCGATGCGCCACCGTGCATCTGTCGAGACGAGCGTGCGGCCTCGCGCAGCCCGCGCGGACGGCCCGAGTCGAGTCTTGAGACGCGCAACGGCGACGGCGCTCGTCGACCGGGGACTGAGCCGGAGGGGCACGCCGATCGCCTCGAAGATGTCGATCGAGTGCACGACGGCTTCCGTCAGCTCGCCGATGCCGGTGCGTCCGCGGCGGTAGACCTTGGTCTCCGCGATGCGTCGAAGCGCGGCGATGAGATCGTCGGTCGGCGCCTCGGCCTCGCGACGCGCGAGCTCGGCGATCGCCGCGTCGAAGCCAACACGCTCGGTCATCATCGTGCGCGACGCCGATCGCATGAGCCCGCCGATCGGCTCGCCGAGCCGCCACACCAGGTGACCCGCGACGTCGCGGACGCGCCAGCCCTCGCAGAGGCTCGGGGCCTCCCACTGCTCTGCCACGAGCTCGGCGAGCGCGTCGGCGGTTCGATCGAGGGTCGTTGCGATGTGCGCGCTCCAGTCACCCGAGATGCGGGCTGACGGCGTGAAGGAGGGCCGTTCGGATTCGGTCGGTTCGCGCACCCGACCAGTATTCCACCGACGAGGTGTGTACGTGCTCGGCTCGCGGTCGCGAGCCGCGTGCCTGGTTCGCGCCCGGAGTGGCGTAAACTGTGCGGAACCGCCGCTGGGCGTCGTGATCTGAAGCGATCGGCAGCGTCGGTGATTGGCTCCGATCACGATCGCGAGCATCGGGGCGGCCGTAGGGGCCGGCTCACTGCGGGGAGGGTTCCCGCGAGCGGCGCAGCAGGATGCGCCGCGACACCGCACTCGCGGAAGGTTTTTCGCACCGAGGAGGGGCATGTCACGACAGGCTCGCGCCCACGCCGGAGGTACCGGCCAGGCCGTCCGTCATCGACGTCAGGTCGACAACACCGGCGTCATCCCGCAGCTCGCCAAGGCGGCTCGCGAAGTCGAGGCCGCGGCGCAGCGGGGCCGGGTCTCACCCGCGAACCGTACGAAGTTCCAGGTGATCGCGCTGCTCATGCGCGAAGAGCGCGCGCGTGCGCGCGCCGACACCGAGATGGGTGACAGCGAACGGCAGGAGGCGCTCAAGCGACTCGACGGGCTCGCGTCGATCCTCGCCAAGACCGCGGCGCGCGACACGTCGCTCGTCACGCTCCTGCAGCCCGACGCACCCGTCAGCGAGCAGGCCAGGGCCCTGCGCAAGCAATTACTCTTCGCAGGCGGCGTCGACATGATCGTCGACGAGACACCGGGGCCCGAGCCGGTCAAGCGGATCGTGCCGCCAGAGATCGCCGAGCGGCAGGTCGTGCCCGTCAGCGTGAAATCCCGCGTGCGGTCGAATCCCTTCCACGCGCCCGATCTCAATTCGCGCGCGCCCGCGCCGCACTACTCCCGGCTCAGCAACTGGGAACTCCTCGGTCCGCTGCTTCGCGCGTTCGAGACGGGCGCGGGCGGCGGAGCCGCGTCGATGCAACTGCCGCCGGCGCCGAAGTACGACCGCCTCTCACCGCCGGCGCTCGAGCTTATGCCGCACCAGATCGGCCTGCTCGAGGCCGTTCGCGAAGGGCACCGCACGTTTCTGCTCGCCGACGAGCCGGGCCTCGGAAAGACGGCGCAGTCGGTGCTCGCCGCCTCCGTCGCCGATGCCTACCCTCTGCTCTGCGTGGTGCCCAACGTCGTCAAGACGAACTGGGCCCGCGAGGTCGCCCGCTGGACCCCACAGCGAACGTCGACCGTCATCACCGGCGACGGCCGCGACGTCGATGGCTTCGCGGACGTCTTCATCGTCAACTACGAGGTGCTCGACCGACACCTGGGGTGGCTGCTCGAGCTCGGACTCAAGAGCATGGTGGTCGACGAGGCGCACTTCATCAAGAACCTGCAGTCGCAGCGATCGCGACTCGTCCTGCAGCTCGCCGATCACGTCCGCGCATCCTCGCCCACGTCGGCTCCGCTCATGATGGCGCTGACCGGCACCCCGCTCATCAATGACGTCGACGACTTCAAAGCCATCTGGCAGTTCCTCGGCTGGCTCGAGGGCGACAAGCCGAGCCAGCTGCTGCTCGACCGTCTCGACGAGACGGGTCTTGTCCCGTCCGACCCGGGCTTTCTGGCCGCTGCGCGTCAGACGGTGATCGACCTCGGCATCGTGCGTCGCCGCAAGGTCGATGTCGCGAGGGACCTGCCGGCGAAGCGCGTCGTCGACATGCCCATCGAGCTCGACAGCGAGGAGGGGTCGTCGATCCGGTCGGCGGAGGTCGCGCTCACGCGCCGCCTGCTCGCCCGGTACCGGAGTCTCGTCGCCGCGTCGGGGCTCGAGCCCGACACGATCGACCCCGAGCGCATCCGCATGATCGCCCGGTCCGAGGTCGAGGAATCGAAGACGGCCTCGAAGGGCGAGAGCATCTTTGCGATGCAGCGTCGCCTGGGCGTCGCGAAGGCAGAACTCGCCGCCGAGTACACCAGCCAGGTCGCGCGGTCCGCGGGGAAAGTCGTGCACTTCGCGAAGCACATCGAGGCCATGGACATCGCCGAGCGGACCTTCGCGGAACTGGGCATCTCCTACGTCTCGATTCGCGGCGATCAGTCGAGCATCGCGAGGCAGGCCGCCATCGACGCGTTCCAGAAGGACCCGAAGGTGCAGGTGGCGGTGTGCTCGCTCCTCGCGGCGGGCGTCGGCCTCAACCTGCAGGCCGCGTCGGACGTCGTGCTGGCTGAGCTGAGCTGGACGGCGGCTGAACAGACACAGGCGATCGATCGCGTTCACCGCATCGGCCAGGAATGGCCCGTGACGGCGTGGCGGGTCGTCGCATCACAGACCCTCGACGCGCGTATCGCCGAGCTCATCGACGCCAAGCAGGGCCTCGCCGCGCGCGCGCTCGACGGTGCCGACGACGAGGTGCACTCGAGCGATTCGATCCAGGTCGACGTGATCGCGGCGATGCTCGAGGAGGCGCTTCGCACCGAGGTCGCGTAGCCGGTGATGATCGTGACCGGCAACGCGCCCGCGCCTCGGGAGGAGCGGCGGGCATCCGGGGCTAAGGTGGTGCCGCGCGGAACAGCTCACCTCGACTCCTTTGGAGGCAGACCGGCATGGCCGCTCAGTCAACTTCGACCACCGATCACGCGTTCCGCACCGAGCGGGATTCGATCGGGGAGATGCAGATCCCCGCGGACGCCTACTGGGGCATCCATACGGCCCGCGCGGTACACAACTTCGCGATCTCTCGACGTCCCATCAGTGTCTATCCCGATCTCATCGTCGCCTACGCCCAGGTGAAGCAGGCGGCCGCGCGGGCGAACCTCGAGCTCGGCGATCTCGACCCGGTGCGCGCGGATCTCATCGACCGCGCATGTCAGGACATCATCGAGCACAAGCTCCACGATCAGTTCGTGGTCGGCGTCATTCAGGGCGGTGCCGGAACCAGTACGAACATGAACGTCAACGAGGTCATCGCGAACCGGGCCCTCGAACTGGCGGGCCGGCCGTTCGGCGACTACGCGTACATCTCGGTTAACGACCATGTGAACCGCTCGCAGTCGACGAACGATACGTATCCGACGGCCGTGAAGCTCGGCCTCGTCGGGGCGACCGAGCGGCTCATCAGCGAGTTCACGCTGCTGCAGGACGCGTTCCGCCAGAAGGGCGTCGAATTCAAGAACGTGCTCAAGGTGGGTCGCACGCAGCTGCAGGACGCCGTGCCGATGACGCTCGGCCAGGAGTTCCACGGGTTCGCGACCACGATCGGCGAGGACATCAGTCGGCTGCGCGACGTGCTGCCGCTGCTGCTCGAGCTCAACCTCGGCGCGACGGCGATCGGCACCGGGATCACGGCCGACCCGAACTACGGGCCCGCCGTGATCCGCCACCTGCGCGAGATCACCGCCCACGACGAGCTCCGGATCGCGCACGACCTCATCGAGGCGACGAGCGATACCGGCGTGTTCATGTCGCTCTCGAGCGTGATGAAGCGCACGGCGATGAAGCTGTCGAAGATCTGCAACGACCTGCGGTTGCTGAGCTCGGGCCCGCAGGCAGGGTTCGGCGAGATCAATCTCCCACCGGTCCAGGCGGGCAGCTCGATCATGCCGGGCAAGGTGAACCCGGTCATTCCCGAAGCCGTCAATCAGGTCGCCTACGTCATCGCGGGCACCGACGTCACGGTCGCCATGGCATCCGAGTCCGGGCAGTTGCAGCTCAACGCCTTCGAACCCGTGATGATGCACTCGCTCATGCAGAACTCCCTGTGGCTCCGCCGCGCGGCACGCACGCTGCGCGTGAACTGCGTCGACGGCATCACGGCCAACGAGGAGCGCCTCGCGCGCATGGTCTCGACCTCGGTCGGGGTCGTGACGGCGCTGACGCCGTTCATCGGCTACGCCGAGTCGGCGAAACTCGCGAAGGACGCGCTCGCCAGCCAGCGCCCGATCGCCGAGCTCGTGGTCGAGCGGGGACTGCTCACGCACGAGCAGGTCGCCGCGATCCTCGTTCCCACGCAGCTCAGCGGCGCGCAGCCGGCGACGGGGACGATCAACCTGCTCCCGGCGGCAACCGTCGCGTCGATGGAGTCGGAACTCGACCGCGCCGACGAGCGCGAAGGGCAATAGCGGGAGCCGGGGCGCCGCGTTACGTCAGGGACGCTCGGGCTCAGGCTGGTCGTCGGCCGCCGCCGACCGGGCGGCGGCGTCATCCCGGTCCGCGGGCTCGAGCATGTCGTCTTCGTCGGAGACGATCTCCGCGAGCACCTGCTCGCGGAGATCCCCGGCCCAAACGAGCCCTTCGGCCTGCGACGCGCGGCCCCGCTCGACCTGTTCTTCCACGCGTTTCCCGAAGTCGTCGATTCGCTCCTCACTGCGACGCCGCAGCTCTTCGCTGCGAGCCCGGAGCTCCTCTGTCGTGTGGGTGACGCGCGCCGACAGGTCGTCGGCGCCCGTCGTCAGTCGTTCGTAGACGCCGGTGACGGTGTCGGACGCCGAGGCAGCGACGTGCTGCGCCCCTTCGCCGAGGTGCGCGGCGGCGCGCTTGGACGCTTCGCCGGCCCGTGTCGCGTAGTGCCGCGCCTGGTAGATGACGAGCGGGGTCGCTTCGTCGACGAGTTCCTGGGTGACCGCGACGCTTCGCCGGGCCTGCTCGCTCGTGGCGACGCGCTTCGTCGTTTCAACGATGCGGTCGTAGCGTTCGCGTCCGGCGCGGGCACCGAGCACATAGCCGATGCCGAAGCCGGCACCGAGCACGAGGATCACGCGTTTCATAGGTTCAGCGTATCGACAGAACCCGGGCAGACGCCCGGGGCGCCACGCGCGGGCCGGCGCGTTCGCCGGCGTCATCCGGCCGGGGGAGGTTTGTGCGACGGCCGACTGAGGCGGATGCCATGATCGGTGACGGCGCTGCGTCGTCGCGTTATCGTGGCCTCTGCGCCGCGGACAGGAGGACCCGTGACCTCGTCGAACACGACCGACTCTGCCGTCATCAGGCCGCGTCGCCATTTGCCGATGGCATGGCTGGCCGTGTTCGCCGTCGCGATCGTGTGTCTGCTCATCGTGGTGGCCTGGCTGCTCGTGACGTTGCAGGTCTCCGCGATCGTGATGGCGATCCCGGCGCTGGTCCCGTTGGCGATCGTCGTGAGCATCATCGTCTGGCTCGACCGCTGGGAGCCGGAACCGCGCATCCTGATGGCCCTCGCGCTCTTCTACGGGGCGGGGGCGTCGATCCTCGGCACGCTGGTGACCGGCAACTTCATGCTGACCGTCGCGGCTCGGTATCTGCGCACCGTCGGCGAGGTCAATACGTACGCGGTGGTTGTGCAAGCCCCCGTCATCGAGGAGTTGATCAAGGGGGTCGGCATCCTCGTCATCCTCGCCCTCGCTCGGCGTGAGTTCAACGGGCCGGTCGACGGCTTCATCTACGGCGCACTCATCGGCGCCGGGTTCGCCTTCACCGAGAACATCGTCTACTTCGCGAGCGCCGGCGATACCGGTGTGAGCCTCGTATGGGTGCTCGTCGTCCGGTGCATCCTTGCGCCGTTCGCGCACGTGCTGTTCTCCGGCCTGATCGGCATCGGCGTCGGCTGGGCGACGCGTCGCACAGGGATCGGTCGGATCGTCCTCGGATTTCTCGCAGGTCTCCTCGCCGCGATCCTCACCCACGCGTTCTGGAACGGGGGGAGCGTGCTCGTGCTGCCGATGCTCGGCATCAATCCGAACAATCCCGTCGGGTGGATCGCATTCTACGTGCTTACGCAGGTGCCGTTGTTCGCGGCGTGCACCTGGCTCGTGCTGCGGCTCATCGACGATGACCGGGCGGCGACTCGCCACCGTCTGCGTGAATACACCGAGGCTGGGTGGTTCACGGCGAGTGAGCTGCGGATGCTGACCGATCTCGACAATCGTGCCAAAGCGCTGGCGTGGGCGCGCAAGCGCGGCGCCAGGGCGCATCGGGCGATGACCGGCTTCATTCGCGATGCGACGCGGCTCGCCTACGCGCGCGAACATGCCAGCATCGACAAAAAGGACCCAGACCGCCGCATCGCCGAGCGAGCCCTGCTCGACGAGGTGCTCGCGCGGCGCCGTGAACTTCAGGAAGCGACGGAATGACCTCGTACATGCCGCCCCAGCCCGGGCGACCGAACGCGCACTCGGCGCCGCCGCATCAGCAGCACGGGGTGGGGCCCGGCCAGCATCCGTCCGGGCAGTTCGCCGACCAGCGGCTGCCCCTGGGGCCGCAGTTCGTGGAGGAACTGCCGCCGAAACGCAACACACTCATGACCGTCGTGACGATCGCGATCATGGGCGTCGCATTCCTGGGCACGATCGCCATCTTGATCCTCGCACTCGTGCAGTCGAGCGTTTCGCTGGTCCTGGTATCGATCGTCCTGGCCGTCTTCACGCTCGCCTTCGTGTGGCTCGTGGTCTGGTTCATCGACCGGTGGGAGCCGGAACCGAAACTGCTGTTGTTCGGGGCACTGCTGTGGGGCGCCGGCATCGCAACGGCTGGCGCCCTGCTCTTCGGTCTCGCGGCAGAGGTCCTCTGGCTGGTGTTCGCGCTGCCGCCGCTGCCCGACTGGTGGGGCGCCGTCGTGCAGGCGCCCCTCGTGGAGGAGTTCTTCAAGGGCGTCGGGGTGCTCATCATCTTCTTCGTCGCCAGAAAGCACTTCAACGGTCCGACGGACGGGATTGTGTTCGGGGCGCTCTCGGGCGCGGGGTTCGCCTTCACGGAGAACATCCTGTACTTCTCGAGCCAGGCGGCCGCCGGCTTCGAGCAGAGCGCCGCCGCCGGCGTCGTGTCGATCGGTTTTCAGTTCGGCATCCGGGGCGTCGCCATGCCGCTTCTGCATCCGATCTGCGCGTCGCTCACCGGCGCCGCGATCGGGTTCGCCGCCCGCAAGTGGGGCATGGGCGGCGCGATCGGCGGCTTCTTCGTCGGGCTCGCTCCCGCGGTGTTCGTGCACTTCGTCTGGAACGGCGGATCGACGCTCGCCGACTCCCTGGCTGCTGACCCGGCGCAATCGCTCGGCTACCTCGCGCTGCTGTTCTTCTTGGTCATGGTGCCCATCTTCATCGCGTGGATCATCATGGTCGTCATGCTCCGCCGCGGTGACCGGAAGCTGCTTCGCGAGCGTCTGGGCGAATACGCGCGCGTCGGCTGGTATTCGCGCGCAGAGGTCGACATGCTCTCGTCGATGCAGGGCCGAAGCGGCGCGCGCGCCTGGGCCAGGAGGGCCGGCCCGGAGGCCGTGCGCGCTATGCGAACGTTCATCGAAGAGTCGACGCGACTCGCGCACGTTCGCACGCGAGTGCTGCACAGCCCCGGAAACCAGGCGTCCTTGCGTGCGGAGCAGGAACTGCTCTCGGATCTGACACGAATCCGGCGCGTGCTGAATCGCTCACAGCCCGGGGGCGTCCAACACATGCAGGCCGCCCCCGCCGTTGCGGTTCCGACCAACGCGCCACCCCGCATGCCGCAGCCCTATCAGTCGTCTGCCGGCCCGCAATTCCAGCGGCCGCACGTGGGTGCGTCCCCGTACCAGGGCCAGCAGCAGCCCGGCGCGCATCGGCAGCCGAGTCCGTACCAGCAGCCGGGTCCGTACCAGCAACCGGGTCCGTACCAGCAACCCGGTGCGGGGGCGCCAGGCCCGCGGCAGCAGCCGCCGTTCCCGGACCAGGGGAGCCGGCCTCCTGCGTCCAGCACCGGCCAGAGCCCGTACGGACCGTCCCCGGCGGGCCCGACGGGCCCGTCGGGCCCGCCCTCGGCGCGGTGATGAATGCACCGCGGCGACCAGCGCGGTCGCACCTCGAGATGCTTGGATGGTTGCCATGAGCGATACGGAACGCACGAAGCCAGAGATCGACTTTCCCGAGGGCCCTGCTCCCGACAAGCTGGAGATCGAAGACCTCATCGTCGGAGACGGCGACGAGGCAGCAGCTTCCTCCACGGTCAAGGTGCACTATCTCGGTGTCGACTACGAATCGGGTGACGAGTTCGACTCCTCGTGGAGCAGGGGCGAACCCATCGAGTTCCCGCTCTCCGCCCTCGTGAAAGGGTGGCAGGAGGGCATCCCCGGCATGAGGGTCGGCGGTCGCCGCAAGCTGGTCCTCCCGCCCGCCCTCGCCTACGGCACGTCGGGCGGACACCCGCTCGCGGGCCGCACGCTGGTGTTCGTCATCGACCTGCTGGGCGTTCGCTGAGCCCACCCGACGGCTCGCCGCTCCGGATCCGCGCGGCTCGCGCGCCCGGGGTGGCGTCGTTGTGCTAGCATCGTGAGGTTGCCGTGAATCGGCCGCGGATCGAGAGCGTCTTCCACATCGGGTGGTTGACACCGCGCAACGGACGAAGGGGAGTTCACGCCATGGCATTGCCTGCCGACGTCAAGAAGTCCATCATCGAGGAATACGCTACGCACCCCGGTGACACCGGATCTCCCGAGGTCCAGATCGCCCTGCTGTCGAAGCGCATCCGCGACCTCACCGAGCACCTGAAGTCGCACAAGCACGACCACCACTCGCGCCGCGGCCTGCTGCTGCTCGTGGGTCAGCGTCGTCGACTGCTCAGCTATCTCAGCGACATCGACATCGAGCGCTACCGCTCGCTGATCGCGCGCCTCGGCCTGCGCCGCTAGCACGCCAAGCACCGCAGCGCTGACGCGAACGGCCCGCATCCACGCCCGGATGCGGGCCGTTCGTGCGCGCGGGGCAGGACGCCCATCGGTCCGCAACCCGGCGTCACATCGATTCGTTGCCCGCTCGGCTCACCCAATATGGTTTCCGCCATGCCCGATTTCTCGCCCCTGACCCGTGCGCTCCGAACCGGCTTCGAAAGCGACACCACGCACGGTGCCGTCGTGCCCCCGATCTATCTCTCGTCGAACTTCACGTTCGAGGGCATCGGCGCTCCGCGGCCATACGACTACACGAGGGCGGGCAATCCCACTCGCGATCTCTTCGGTGACGCGGTGTCGACCCTCGAGGGCGGGGCCGGAGGCACGGTCGTGTCGACCGGAATGGCCGCCATCACCCTCGCCGTGTTCATGTCGATCCGTGCAGGCGACACGATCGTCGTGCCGCACGACTGCTACGGAGGGTCGTGGCGGCTGTTCGACTCCCTGCAGTCGAACGGTTTCGCGCGCATCGAGACGGTGGACCTCACGCAGACCGAGGCGGCGCTCGACGCCATCGCCCAGATCAAACCCGCGCTGCTGTGGCTCGAGACGCCGTCGAACCCCCTCCTGCGCATCAGCGACCTGCGGGCTCTCGCCGAGGCGGGGCACGGGGTCGGCGCCATCGTCGGCGCTGACAATACATTCCTCACGCCGCTCGGCCAGCGACCGATCGAGCTCGGTGTCGACGTCGTCGCACACTCGGCAACCAAGTACCTCAACGGCCACAGCGACGTCGTGGCGGGCGTTGTCGTCGCGAAGACGACCGAGCTCCACGAGCGTGCGGCTTGGTGGGCGAACGTGCTGGGACTCACGGGAAGCCCGTTCGACGCCTACCTGGCATTGCGCGGACTGCGCACGCTCGACGTGCGGTGGCGGCGTCATCAGGAGGTCGCCCAGGCGGTCGCAGAGGCGATCGAGGGGCACGACGCCCTCGCCGCCGTCTACTATCCGGGGCTCCCATCACACCCGGGCCACGAGTTGGCCGCATCGCAGCAGTTCGGCTTCGGCGCGATGCTGTCGTTCGAGCTGAAGGGCGGTCTCGACGCCGTTCGCCGATTCGCCGACGGCCTCGAGCTCTTCAGCCTCGCCGAGTCGCTCGGCGGAACCGAGTCGCTCGTGGCGCATCCGGCGACCATGACGCACGCCTCGATGACACCCGAGGCCCGAGAGGCCGCGGGCGTCAGCGACGGCCTCCTGCGGCTGTCGATCGGCATCGACGCAGCAGACGACCTGATCGCCGACCTGTCGGCCGCGCTCGAGCGCGCACGCTGAGGGCAGCGTCCGCCGTGTGCCCGGACCCGCCGCGTGCTCGGCGCCGGGAAGGCACCCGGCTGCTAGGCTGGTGGGCGGTATAACACCACGAACACCCCAAACTCGCACGCGGGTCGGCGGGCTGCTGGTCTTCGGTGGTGGCGTTCCGGGCGTCGACGGCGAGACGTGCGGGATGCTTCGACTGACGATCAGCCTGACCGTTTCAGGTTCTGCCCCCCGCCCTTCCTGCGTGAATGCACGTAAGGAGTACCCTTTGGAGGGTCCAGAAATCCGTTTCGCCGAAGCCGTCATTGACAATGGCAGCTATGGCACCCGAAAGATCCGGTTCGAGGCCGGCCGTCTCGCTCAGCAGGCGCAGGGCTCGGCCGTCGCGTACCTCGACGACGAGACCATGCTGCTCTCGGCAACGAGCGCATCGAAGCAGCCCCGCGAGGGCCTCGACTTCTTCCCGCTGACGATCGACGTCGAAGAGCGTTCGTATGCCGCGGGCAAGATCCCCGGCTCGTTCTTCCGTCGCGAGGGCCGACCGTC
This sequence is a window from Pseudoclavibacter endophyticus. Protein-coding genes within it:
- a CDS encoding maleylpyruvate isomerase family mycothiol-dependent enzyme, which gives rise to MREPTESERPSFTPSARISGDWSAHIATTLDRTADALAELVAEQWEAPSLCEGWRVRDVAGHLVWRLGEPIGGLMRSASRTMMTERVGFDAAIAELARREAEAPTDDLIAALRRIAETKVYRRGRTGIGELTEAVVHSIDIFEAIGVPLRLSPRSTSAVAVARLKTRLGPSARAARGRTLVSTDARWRIGSGEPIEGTAAQLVAALYGRIPLPS
- a CDS encoding DEAD/DEAH box helicase, producing MSRQARAHAGGTGQAVRHRRQVDNTGVIPQLAKAAREVEAAAQRGRVSPANRTKFQVIALLMREERARARADTEMGDSERQEALKRLDGLASILAKTAARDTSLVTLLQPDAPVSEQARALRKQLLFAGGVDMIVDETPGPEPVKRIVPPEIAERQVVPVSVKSRVRSNPFHAPDLNSRAPAPHYSRLSNWELLGPLLRAFETGAGGGAASMQLPPAPKYDRLSPPALELMPHQIGLLEAVREGHRTFLLADEPGLGKTAQSVLAASVADAYPLLCVVPNVVKTNWAREVARWTPQRTSTVITGDGRDVDGFADVFIVNYEVLDRHLGWLLELGLKSMVVDEAHFIKNLQSQRSRLVLQLADHVRASSPTSAPLMMALTGTPLINDVDDFKAIWQFLGWLEGDKPSQLLLDRLDETGLVPSDPGFLAAARQTVIDLGIVRRRKVDVARDLPAKRVVDMPIELDSEEGSSIRSAEVALTRRLLARYRSLVAASGLEPDTIDPERIRMIARSEVEESKTASKGESIFAMQRRLGVAKAELAAEYTSQVARSAGKVVHFAKHIEAMDIAERTFAELGISYVSIRGDQSSIARQAAIDAFQKDPKVQVAVCSLLAAGVGLNLQAASDVVLAELSWTAAEQTQAIDRVHRIGQEWPVTAWRVVASQTLDARIAELIDAKQGLAARALDGADDEVHSSDSIQVDVIAAMLEEALRTEVA
- a CDS encoding aspartate ammonia-lyase, giving the protein MAAQSTSTTDHAFRTERDSIGEMQIPADAYWGIHTARAVHNFAISRRPISVYPDLIVAYAQVKQAAARANLELGDLDPVRADLIDRACQDIIEHKLHDQFVVGVIQGGAGTSTNMNVNEVIANRALELAGRPFGDYAYISVNDHVNRSQSTNDTYPTAVKLGLVGATERLISEFTLLQDAFRQKGVEFKNVLKVGRTQLQDAVPMTLGQEFHGFATTIGEDISRLRDVLPLLLELNLGATAIGTGITADPNYGPAVIRHLREITAHDELRIAHDLIEATSDTGVFMSLSSVMKRTAMKLSKICNDLRLLSSGPQAGFGEINLPPVQAGSSIMPGKVNPVIPEAVNQVAYVIAGTDVTVAMASESGQLQLNAFEPVMMHSLMQNSLWLRRAARTLRVNCVDGITANEERLARMVSTSVGVVTALTPFIGYAESAKLAKDALASQRPIAELVVERGLLTHEQVAAILVPTQLSGAQPATGTINLLPAATVASMESELDRADEREGQ
- a CDS encoding PrsW family intramembrane metalloprotease, producing the protein MTSSNTTDSAVIRPRRHLPMAWLAVFAVAIVCLLIVVAWLLVTLQVSAIVMAIPALVPLAIVVSIIVWLDRWEPEPRILMALALFYGAGASILGTLVTGNFMLTVAARYLRTVGEVNTYAVVVQAPVIEELIKGVGILVILALARREFNGPVDGFIYGALIGAGFAFTENIVYFASAGDTGVSLVWVLVVRCILAPFAHVLFSGLIGIGVGWATRRTGIGRIVLGFLAGLLAAILTHAFWNGGSVLVLPMLGINPNNPVGWIAFYVLTQVPLFAACTWLVLRLIDDDRAATRHRLREYTEAGWFTASELRMLTDLDNRAKALAWARKRGARAHRAMTGFIRDATRLAYAREHASIDKKDPDRRIAERALLDEVLARRRELQEATE
- a CDS encoding PrsW family intramembrane metalloprotease — its product is MTSYMPPQPGRPNAHSAPPHQQHGVGPGQHPSGQFADQRLPLGPQFVEELPPKRNTLMTVVTIAIMGVAFLGTIAILILALVQSSVSLVLVSIVLAVFTLAFVWLVVWFIDRWEPEPKLLLFGALLWGAGIATAGALLFGLAAEVLWLVFALPPLPDWWGAVVQAPLVEEFFKGVGVLIIFFVARKHFNGPTDGIVFGALSGAGFAFTENILYFSSQAAAGFEQSAAAGVVSIGFQFGIRGVAMPLLHPICASLTGAAIGFAARKWGMGGAIGGFFVGLAPAVFVHFVWNGGSTLADSLAADPAQSLGYLALLFFLVMVPIFIAWIIMVVMLRRGDRKLLRERLGEYARVGWYSRAEVDMLSSMQGRSGARAWARRAGPEAVRAMRTFIEESTRLAHVRTRVLHSPGNQASLRAEQELLSDLTRIRRVLNRSQPGGVQHMQAAPAVAVPTNAPPRMPQPYQSSAGPQFQRPHVGASPYQGQQQPGAHRQPSPYQQPGPYQQPGPYQQPGAGAPGPRQQPPFPDQGSRPPASSTGQSPYGPSPAGPTGPSGPPSAR
- a CDS encoding FKBP-type peptidyl-prolyl cis-trans isomerase, whose protein sequence is MSDTERTKPEIDFPEGPAPDKLEIEDLIVGDGDEAAASSTVKVHYLGVDYESGDEFDSSWSRGEPIEFPLSALVKGWQEGIPGMRVGGRRKLVLPPALAYGTSGGHPLAGRTLVFVIDLLGVR
- the rpsO gene encoding 30S ribosomal protein S15, whose amino-acid sequence is MALPADVKKSIIEEYATHPGDTGSPEVQIALLSKRIRDLTEHLKSHKHDHHSRRGLLLLVGQRRRLLSYLSDIDIERYRSLIARLGLRR
- the metB gene encoding cystathionine gamma-synthase, with translation MPDFSPLTRALRTGFESDTTHGAVVPPIYLSSNFTFEGIGAPRPYDYTRAGNPTRDLFGDAVSTLEGGAGGTVVSTGMAAITLAVFMSIRAGDTIVVPHDCYGGSWRLFDSLQSNGFARIETVDLTQTEAALDAIAQIKPALLWLETPSNPLLRISDLRALAEAGHGVGAIVGADNTFLTPLGQRPIELGVDVVAHSATKYLNGHSDVVAGVVVAKTTELHERAAWWANVLGLTGSPFDAYLALRGLRTLDVRWRRHQEVAQAVAEAIEGHDALAAVYYPGLPSHPGHELAASQQFGFGAMLSFELKGGLDAVRRFADGLELFSLAESLGGTESLVAHPATMTHASMTPEAREAAGVSDGLLRLSIGIDAADDLIADLSAALERAR